TATTACGCTTAAAAAAAAAAATCGAATTTTATTAACTATACATTAATTGTATTATTCATCTGCTGCAAGAACTCCTCTACTCGTATTTACAACTTCAAGTTTAAAAGCAATACCTGATTCATTTCTCATAGTAAGATTAAAACCGTCTTTTTGAGCCAAAGTATTAGGCACAAAACCTGAAAATGAATTATAAGCTAAATTTACTTTTTCTAAATTATCTAACTTAACAATATTAAAAGGTATTTGTCCATTCATTTTATTATCAAATAAACTTAATTTTTCTAGTGAAACTAAATTCTCAACATTTTTACTAATTTGTCCAGAAAAGTTATTACTACTTAAAGCCAATTCTTGCAAATGCTGTAAGTCATATAAAGACGTTGGAAGCTCTCCAGATAATTGATTATTAAATAAACAAACCACTTCTAGTTCTTTTAAATTTCCAATTTTACTCGGCAATTGTCCAGAAAGATTATTCATAAAAATCATTAGTCCTTTTAAATGTTCAATCTCGCAAATAGAATTTGGTATAGAACCGCTTAATTTATTAAACGATAAATTTAATTGTTGCAATTTTTTCAATTTACCAATGTCTTTAGGTATTGTACCAGAAATTTGATTTTTGAATAAATCTAATTCTACTAAATTTTTTAAATCAGTAATTTCTGCTGGTAAGGTTCCAACTAAATTATTGTTAGAAAGATTAATTCCAACAACTTTATCATTTACGATTTTAACTCCATACCAAGTTGAAACTGAAGCATTCAAGTCCCATTTTACAATCCATTGGCTACCATTTGTATTTTGATATAATTTAATCAAAATATTTTTTTCACTATTTGACACATTAGCAAATAAGGAAATCGAAAACGAAACAGTTAAAAATAATGCAACTACATTTTTCATGATCCTTCTTTTTAGATTTAACACTACAAAGTAACTCTTAAACTCATTAAAACACAAATTTTATCGATAAACTACATTTTTTATTTAAAATTATAATCTAAAGATTACAATTATTTATAAACATAAATACATATCAAAAAATTAATTACATTTGAGCTTATAACCTTAAAACCACATAATTATGGAAATGAATTGGATTGCAATTTTAATAAGTGCATTGGCAACATTAGTTGTTGGATTTGTTTGGTATCATCCGAAAGTATTTGGAACTATCTGGATGAAAGAAACAGGACTTACTCAAGAGGAGCTTGCTAAAGGAAATATGTTAAAAATCTTTGGACTAACTTATATTTTCTCTCTTTTTATCGTTATAATCGAATCGGCTCTAACTATTCATCAAGGTGGAGCAGTTAGCATGATTGGTGGACCTATGAAAATTAGCGAAGCACTACCCTCATATCATGCT
The Flavobacterium sp. 5 DNA segment above includes these coding regions:
- a CDS encoding leucine-rich repeat domain-containing protein, producing the protein MKNVVALFLTVSFSISLFANVSNSEKNILIKLYQNTNGSQWIVKWDLNASVSTWYGVKIVNDKVVGINLSNNNLVGTLPAEITDLKNLVELDLFKNQISGTIPKDIGKLKKLQQLNLSFNKLSGSIPNSICEIEHLKGLMIFMNNLSGQLPSKIGNLKELEVVCLFNNQLSGELPTSLYDLQHLQELALSSNNFSGQISKNVENLVSLEKLSLFDNKMNGQIPFNIVKLDNLEKVNLAYNSFSGFVPNTLAQKDGFNLTMRNESGIAFKLEVVNTSRGVLAADE
- a CDS encoding DUF1761 domain-containing protein; translation: MEMNWIAILISALATLVVGFVWYHPKVFGTIWMKETGLTQEELAKGNMLKIFGLTYIFSLFIVIIESALTIHQGGAVSMIGGPMKISEALPSYHAFMNDYGTAYRTFKHGALHGFISGLFFAFPIIAINGLFERKSWKYIFIHAGFWILTLTIIGSLICGWVK